TGTAACCGGCTCCGGCCAAGGCGTGGCTGAATGCCATGGAGAAGCACGCAGAGTGGGCCGCTGCAATAAGTTCTTCGGGGCTGGTCTTGCCGCCGGCCTGTTCGGTGCGGGCCTTCCAGGTGACGTCGAACGTGCCGAGTCCCGAGCTGTCCAGCGTGGTGTTGCCGGAGCCCTCCATCAGGTTGCCGTTCCAGACGGTGTGTGCGGTGCGTACTGCTGCCATATCCACTCCTTGGGTAGTTGTGAGCCGGCACCCGCCTTCGCGGGTTGCCACCGTGTCCAAT
The Paenarthrobacter ureafaciens genome window above contains:
- a CDS encoding OsmC family protein codes for the protein MAAVRTAHTVWNGNLMEGSGNTTLDSSGLGTFDVTWKARTEQAGGKTSPEELIAAAHSACFSMAFSHALAGAGYTPEEVQTKADVTFVPGTGITGSHLTMSARIPGISEEEFRRISEEAKTGCPVSGALSSIDITLDATLTA